One window of Klebsiella quasivariicola genomic DNA carries:
- a CDS encoding ABC transporter ATP-binding protein, giving the protein MSLISMHGAWLSFSDAPLLDNAELHIEDNERVCLVGRNGAGKSTLMKILNREQGLDDGRIIYEQDLIVARLQQDPPRNVAGTVYDFVAEGIAEQAAYLKAYHDVSHQVMTDPSDKNLNELARLQEQLDNLGLWQLDSRINEVIEQLGLDANAQLASLSGGWLRKAALGRALVSGPRVLLLDEPTNHLDIETIDWLEGFLKTFKGTIIFISHDRSFIRNMATRIVDLDRGKLVTYPGNYDQYLLDKEEALRVEELQNAEFDRKLAQEEVWIRQGIKARRTRNEGRVRALKAMRRERGERREVMGSAKMQVEEASRSGKIVFEMENVNYQVDGKVLVKDFSAQIQRGDKIALIGPNGCGKTTLLKLMLGQLQADSGRIHVGTKLEVAYFDQHRAELDPDKTVMDNLAEGKQEVMVNGKPRHVLGYLQDFLFHPKRAMTPVRALSGGERNRLLLARLFLKPSNLLILDEPTNDLDVETLELLEELIDGYQGTVMLVSHDRQFVDNTVTECWIFEGGGRIGQYIGGYHDARGQQAQSLAQKQPAAKKTMEVAQPKAETVKRGGNKLSYNLQRELEQLPQKLEALEAELQTLQEQVADPDFFGQPHDRTQQVLAQLAEAEQALEAAFERWEYLEGLKNGA; this is encoded by the coding sequence ATGTCACTGATTAGTATGCACGGCGCCTGGCTCTCCTTCAGCGATGCGCCGCTGCTGGATAATGCCGAGCTGCATATCGAAGATAACGAACGCGTCTGCCTGGTCGGCCGCAACGGCGCCGGTAAATCCACCCTGATGAAGATCCTTAATCGTGAACAGGGGCTGGATGACGGACGCATTATTTATGAACAAGATCTGATCGTGGCGCGTCTGCAGCAGGATCCGCCGCGTAACGTCGCTGGTACGGTGTACGATTTTGTCGCCGAAGGGATCGCCGAGCAGGCGGCTTACCTGAAGGCCTACCATGACGTGTCGCATCAGGTAATGACCGATCCGAGCGACAAAAATTTAAATGAACTGGCGCGCCTGCAGGAGCAGCTGGATAACCTGGGGCTGTGGCAGCTGGATAGCCGTATCAACGAAGTGATTGAGCAGCTTGGCCTTGACGCCAATGCGCAACTGGCGTCGCTCTCCGGCGGCTGGCTGCGTAAAGCGGCGCTGGGCCGTGCGCTGGTCAGCGGGCCGCGCGTGCTGCTGCTGGATGAACCCACTAACCACCTCGATATCGAAACTATCGACTGGCTGGAAGGGTTCCTGAAAACCTTTAAAGGCACGATTATCTTCATTTCGCACGACCGATCCTTTATCCGCAATATGGCGACACGCATTGTCGACCTTGATCGCGGCAAGCTGGTGACCTATCCGGGCAATTACGATCAGTATCTGCTGGATAAAGAAGAAGCGCTGCGCGTCGAAGAGCTGCAGAATGCGGAATTTGACCGCAAGCTGGCCCAGGAAGAGGTGTGGATCCGTCAGGGGATCAAAGCACGCCGCACCCGTAACGAAGGCCGCGTCCGCGCGCTGAAGGCGATGCGCCGCGAGCGCGGTGAGCGCCGGGAAGTGATGGGCAGCGCGAAGATGCAGGTTGAAGAGGCTTCGCGCTCCGGCAAAATCGTTTTCGAAATGGAGAACGTCAACTATCAGGTTGACGGCAAAGTGTTGGTCAAAGATTTCTCCGCGCAGATCCAGCGTGGCGATAAGATTGCCCTGATTGGCCCCAACGGCTGTGGCAAAACCACGCTGCTGAAGCTAATGCTTGGCCAACTGCAGGCCGACAGCGGGCGGATCCACGTTGGCACCAAGCTGGAGGTCGCGTACTTCGACCAGCACCGCGCCGAGCTGGACCCGGATAAAACGGTGATGGACAACCTGGCGGAAGGCAAACAGGAGGTGATGGTTAACGGTAAGCCGCGCCATGTGCTGGGCTATCTGCAGGACTTCCTGTTCCATCCGAAACGGGCGATGACCCCGGTACGTGCACTCTCCGGCGGGGAACGTAACCGCCTGTTGCTGGCTCGCTTGTTCCTGAAACCCAGCAACCTGTTGATCCTCGATGAACCGACAAACGATCTCGATGTTGAAACGCTGGAACTGCTGGAAGAGCTGATCGATGGCTATCAGGGCACTGTGATGCTGGTGAGCCACGATCGTCAGTTCGTGGACAATACCGTCACCGAATGCTGGATCTTCGAAGGCGGTGGTCGCATTGGTCAGTATATCGGCGGCTATCACGACGCTCGCGGTCAGCAGGCCCAGTCGCTGGCGCAGAAACAGCCAGCTGCGAAAAAAACGATGGAAGTCGCTCAGCCAAAAGCAGAAACTGTCAAACGCGGCGGGAACAAACTAAGCTATAACCTGCAGCGCGAGCTGGAACAGCTGCCGCAGAAGCTGGAAGCCCTCGAGGCTGAACTGCAAACGCTGCAGGAGCAGGTTGCCGATCCCGATTTCTTCGGACAACCGCACGATCGCACGCAGCAGGTGCTGGCGCAGCTGGCCGAGGCGGAGCAGGCGCTGGAAGCTGCCTTTGAACGCTGGGAATATCTCGAAGGATTAAAAAACGGCGCCTGA
- a CDS encoding Lon protease family protein translates to MTITKLTRTDLAPDTEPYQALFAQADLSHPAPSLSGDLQPRLFYALEQLLFTPAVSSFMLVKAPEEPEYLQWLAAETRTLHEPAAPLYGVRYEVDGARVTLSPAQRAEDNFASIAPVVAADWVEAEQLFGCVRQFNGEISLQPGLVHQANGGVLVLSLRALLAQPLLWVRLKNMVTRQRFDWLSVDESRPLPVSIPAMPLSLKVMLVGERESLADFQEMEPELSAQAIYSEYEDTLQFADADTLKGWCQWVWQNAQQLALPGPAADAWPLLLDEGTRYTGDQETLPLSPLWIARQLREAAAFCEGEKITGEEMQTMLARREWREGYLAERMQDEILQEQILIETEGECVGQINALSVIEFPGHPRAFGEPSRISCVVHIGDGEFIDVERKAELGGNIHAKGMMIMQAFLMSELELEQQLPFTASLTFEQSYSEVDGDSASMAELCALISALANVPINQSIAITGSVDQFGRVQPVGGLNEKIEGFFTICQQRGLTGKQGVIIPSANVRHLSLTRELRQAVAEDQFAIWAIDDITEALPMLTQLMWDGEGQTLRQTIQERIAQATQQETRHRFPWPLRWLGGTSSN, encoded by the coding sequence TTGACCATTACGAAACTGACCCGAACCGACCTCGCGCCTGATACGGAACCTTATCAGGCGCTGTTTGCACAAGCTGATCTTTCCCATCCGGCCCCCTCTCTTTCGGGCGATCTGCAGCCGCGTTTATTCTACGCGCTTGAACAGCTGTTGTTCACGCCGGCGGTCTCCTCCTTCATGCTGGTGAAAGCCCCAGAAGAGCCGGAGTATCTGCAATGGCTGGCAGCCGAAACCCGGACGCTGCATGAACCTGCCGCACCGCTCTACGGTGTTCGCTATGAGGTTGATGGCGCTCGCGTCACGCTCTCTCCGGCGCAACGTGCTGAGGATAATTTTGCCAGCATCGCGCCGGTCGTGGCAGCCGATTGGGTAGAGGCGGAACAGCTGTTTGGCTGCGTACGCCAGTTTAATGGCGAAATTAGCCTCCAGCCAGGCCTTGTCCACCAGGCCAACGGCGGTGTGCTGGTACTCTCTCTACGCGCACTGCTGGCCCAACCCCTGCTGTGGGTACGCCTGAAAAATATGGTGACTCGTCAGCGTTTTGACTGGCTTTCCGTCGATGAATCCCGCCCCTTGCCGGTCAGCATTCCCGCCATGCCGCTGAGCCTGAAAGTCATGCTAGTGGGTGAACGTGAATCGCTGGCGGATTTCCAGGAAATGGAGCCAGAGCTCTCTGCACAGGCCATCTACAGCGAATATGAAGATACACTGCAGTTCGCTGACGCCGATACGCTGAAAGGCTGGTGTCAGTGGGTATGGCAAAATGCCCAGCAGCTGGCGCTGCCAGGACCGGCAGCCGATGCCTGGCCGCTGTTGCTCGATGAAGGGACACGCTATACCGGCGATCAGGAGACGTTACCGCTCAGCCCACTATGGATAGCCCGCCAGCTTCGGGAGGCCGCCGCTTTCTGCGAAGGCGAGAAGATCACTGGCGAAGAAATGCAGACGATGCTGGCTCGCCGGGAGTGGCGTGAAGGCTATCTGGCCGAACGTATGCAAGATGAAATCCTGCAGGAACAGATCCTGATTGAGACCGAAGGTGAATGCGTCGGACAGATCAACGCCCTGTCGGTGATTGAATTCCCTGGCCATCCGCGCGCGTTCGGTGAGCCATCGCGCATCAGCTGCGTCGTGCACATTGGTGATGGCGAATTTATCGACGTCGAACGCAAAGCCGAGCTGGGCGGTAACATTCATGCGAAAGGCATGATGATCATGCAGGCTTTCCTGATGTCCGAGCTGGAGCTGGAACAGCAGCTTCCCTTCACTGCTTCGCTGACGTTCGAACAGTCCTACAGCGAAGTGGACGGCGACAGCGCCTCCATGGCCGAACTCTGCGCCTTAATCAGCGCCCTGGCCAATGTGCCAATTAATCAGAGCATTGCAATTACCGGCTCCGTCGACCAGTTTGGTCGCGTGCAACCGGTCGGCGGGCTGAACGAAAAAATTGAAGGCTTCTTCACCATTTGTCAGCAGCGCGGCTTAACCGGCAAACAAGGGGTCATCATCCCTTCCGCCAACGTTCGCCACCTCAGCTTGACCCGCGAGTTACGTCAGGCTGTTGCCGAAGACCAGTTTGCCATCTGGGCCATTGATGATATTACCGAAGCGCTGCCGATGTTGACCCAGCTGATGTGGGACGGAGAAGGACAGACGCTGCGACAAACCATTCAGGAGCGGATAGCGCAGGCGACCCAGCAAGAGACTCGCCATCGTTTTCCGTGGCCGCTACGCTGGTTAGGTGGGACAAGTTCTAACTGA
- the pqiA gene encoding membrane integrity-associated transporter subunit PqiA, which translates to MCDHHHAARHILCPQCDLLVALPQLEHRQKAACPRCGTTLTTTWDAPRQRPTAYALVALFMLLLANLFPFIYMKVGGISSEIELLEIPNVLFTEDYASLGTFFLLFVQLVPAFCLVTILLLVNRVRMPAGLKAFLARILFQLKTWGMAEIFLAGVLVSFVKLMAYGDIGIGLSFIPWCMFCLLQLRTFQCVDRRWLWDDIAPMPAITQPLKVGVAGIRQGLRSCACCTAVLPADQTVCPRCHSKGTARRKNSLQWTLALLVTSFILYLPANIMPIMITDLLGDKMPSTIMAGVVLLWSEGSYPVALVIFIASIMVPTLKMIAIAWLCWNANGNGARDSERMHLIYEVVEFVGRWSMIDVFVIAVLSALVRMGGLMNIYPAIGAVMFALVVVMTMFSAMTFDPRLLWDREPDSSHEEIQQHGK; encoded by the coding sequence ATGTGCGATCATCATCATGCTGCGCGACATATTTTATGTCCCCAATGTGATTTGCTGGTGGCTTTGCCGCAGCTTGAGCATCGCCAGAAAGCCGCCTGCCCGCGCTGCGGTACAACGTTAACTACCACGTGGGACGCGCCTCGCCAGCGTCCCACGGCGTATGCGCTGGTCGCGCTGTTTATGCTGCTATTGGCCAATCTGTTCCCTTTTATCTATATGAAAGTGGGCGGCATCAGTAGCGAAATAGAGCTGCTGGAAATTCCCAATGTGCTGTTTACCGAGGATTACGCCAGCCTCGGCACCTTCTTTTTACTCTTTGTCCAACTTGTGCCAGCGTTTTGCCTGGTCACCATTCTGCTGCTGGTTAATCGGGTCAGGATGCCCGCTGGCCTGAAGGCGTTCCTCGCGCGTATTCTCTTTCAACTGAAGACCTGGGGGATGGCGGAGATTTTTCTTGCCGGCGTGCTGGTGAGCTTCGTCAAACTGATGGCCTATGGCGACATCGGCATTGGTCTGAGCTTTATTCCCTGGTGCATGTTTTGCCTGCTGCAGTTACGCACTTTCCAGTGCGTCGACCGGCGCTGGCTATGGGATGATATTGCCCCCATGCCGGCCATTACCCAGCCGCTGAAGGTCGGCGTGGCCGGGATCCGCCAGGGGCTACGTTCCTGTGCCTGCTGCACGGCGGTATTGCCGGCTGACCAGACCGTCTGCCCGCGCTGTCACAGCAAAGGAACGGCGCGGCGTAAAAATAGCCTCCAGTGGACGCTGGCGCTGCTGGTGACTTCATTTATTCTTTATCTCCCTGCCAACATTATGCCGATCATGATCACCGATCTGCTGGGCGATAAAATGCCGTCAACCATTATGGCCGGAGTGGTTTTACTGTGGAGTGAAGGTTCCTACCCGGTTGCGCTGGTGATCTTTATCGCCAGTATTATGGTGCCGACGCTGAAGATGATAGCTATCGCCTGGCTGTGCTGGAATGCTAACGGCAACGGCGCGCGCGATTCGGAACGCATGCATCTGATCTATGAAGTGGTGGAATTTGTTGGCCGCTGGTCAATGATTGATGTTTTTGTCATCGCCGTACTCTCTGCGCTGGTGCGCATGGGAGGGTTGATGAATATTTATCCCGCCATCGGCGCGGTCATGTTTGCGCTGGTAGTGGTGATGACCATGTTTTCAGCGATGACGTTTGATCCCCGTTTGCTGTGGGATCGTGAGCCAGATTCAAGCCATGAGGAAATACAACAACATGGAAAATAA
- the fabA gene encoding bifunctional 3-hydroxydecanoyl-ACP dehydratase/trans-2-decenoyl-ACP isomerase, whose translation MVDKRESYTKEDLLASGRGELFGAKGPQLPAPNMLMMDRVIKMTETGGNYDKGYVEAELDINPDLWFFGCHFIGDPVMPGCLGLDAMWQLVGFYLGWLGGEGKGRALGVGEVKFTGQVRPTAKKVTYRIHFKRIVNRRLIMGLADGEVLVDDRLIYTANDLKVGLFQDTSAF comes from the coding sequence ATGGTAGATAAACGCGAATCCTATACAAAAGAAGATCTTCTTGCCTCCGGTCGTGGTGAACTGTTCGGCGCGAAAGGCCCGCAGTTGCCGGCACCGAACATGCTGATGATGGACCGCGTCATCAAAATGACCGAAACTGGTGGTAACTATGACAAAGGTTATGTTGAAGCAGAACTCGACATCAACCCGGACCTGTGGTTCTTCGGTTGTCACTTCATCGGCGACCCGGTGATGCCGGGCTGCCTGGGCCTGGATGCGATGTGGCAGCTGGTCGGTTTCTACCTCGGCTGGCTCGGCGGCGAAGGCAAAGGCCGTGCCCTGGGCGTTGGCGAAGTGAAATTCACCGGTCAGGTTCGGCCGACCGCGAAAAAAGTTACCTACCGCATCCACTTCAAGCGCATCGTTAACCGTCGTCTGATTATGGGCCTGGCGGATGGTGAAGTGCTGGTTGACGATCGTCTGATTTATACCGCGAACGATCTGAAAGTGGGGCTGTTCCAGGATACTTCCGCTTTCTGA
- the pqiB gene encoding intermembrane transport protein PqiB, with the protein MENKSGEAKVQKVKNWSPVWIFPIVTALIGAWILFYHYSHQGPEVTLITTNAEGIEGGKTRIKSRSVDVGVVESATLTDDLTHVEIKARLNSGMQKLLHNDSVFWVVKPQVGREGISGLGTLLSGAYIELQPGTKGSVPAQYPLLDSPPLASPDAKGIRILLESSKAGQLSPGDPVLFRGYRVGSVETSTFDAQKRRISYQLFINAPNDRLVTTNVRFWKDSGIAVDLTAAGMRVEMGSLSTLFGGGVSFDIPEGLDLGEPVANKTEYHLFDDQKSIQDSVFTEHIDYVMFFKDSVRGLQPGAPVEFRGIRLGTVGKVPFFIPGLKQRLNDDYRIPVEVRVEPQRLVNQLGGDPNIRAHIDDLINRGLRGSLKTGNLVTGALYIDLDFYPKAPPRGKIQEFNGYPIIPTISGGLAQIQQRLMDALDKINNLPINPLLEQATSTLAQSEKTMQHVQTTLDNLNKITSSQSMQQLPADMQTTLRELNRSMQGFQPGSAAYNKMVADMQRLDQVLRELQPVLKTLNDKSNALVFEAKDKKDPQPKGAK; encoded by the coding sequence ATGGAAAATAAGAGCGGAGAAGCGAAAGTGCAGAAGGTGAAGAACTGGTCACCGGTGTGGATCTTCCCTATCGTCACTGCGCTGATCGGGGCGTGGATCCTGTTTTATCATTACAGCCATCAGGGGCCTGAGGTCACGCTGATCACCACCAACGCGGAAGGGATTGAAGGGGGAAAAACCCGTATCAAGAGCCGCAGTGTGGACGTTGGGGTGGTGGAGAGCGCGACGCTGACCGATGATCTCACTCACGTAGAAATCAAAGCCCGCCTCAACTCCGGGATGCAGAAATTACTGCATAACGATTCCGTCTTCTGGGTGGTGAAACCGCAGGTAGGGCGCGAGGGGATAAGCGGTCTCGGGACCTTATTGTCCGGGGCCTATATTGAACTGCAGCCAGGGACGAAAGGTTCGGTGCCGGCGCAGTACCCACTGCTGGATTCTCCGCCGCTGGCCTCGCCGGATGCTAAGGGGATCCGTATTCTGCTGGAAAGCAGCAAAGCGGGCCAGCTTTCGCCGGGCGACCCGGTGCTGTTCCGCGGCTACCGCGTGGGATCGGTTGAAACCAGCACTTTTGATGCGCAGAAACGTCGTATCTCTTATCAGCTGTTTATTAATGCGCCGAATGACCGTCTGGTGACCACCAACGTTCGCTTCTGGAAAGACAGCGGTATCGCGGTTGATTTGACCGCGGCGGGCATGCGCGTTGAGATGGGCTCGCTATCGACACTGTTTGGCGGCGGTGTGAGCTTCGATATTCCGGAAGGTCTGGATCTCGGCGAGCCGGTGGCGAACAAAACGGAATACCACCTGTTTGACGATCAGAAGAGCATCCAGGATTCGGTCTTTACCGAGCATATTGACTATGTGATGTTCTTCAAAGATTCGGTTCGTGGTCTGCAGCCCGGCGCGCCGGTGGAGTTCCGCGGTATCCGTCTGGGCACCGTCGGTAAAGTGCCGTTCTTTATTCCTGGGCTGAAGCAGCGTCTGAACGATGATTATCGCATTCCGGTGGAAGTGCGGGTTGAACCGCAACGTCTGGTTAACCAGCTCGGCGGCGATCCGAATATTCGTGCCCATATTGACGATCTGATCAACCGCGGACTGCGCGGCTCGCTGAAAACCGGCAACCTGGTGACCGGCGCGCTGTATATCGATCTCGACTTCTATCCGAAAGCGCCGCCGCGCGGCAAAATCCAGGAGTTTAACGGCTATCCAATTATCCCGACTATCAGCGGCGGCCTGGCGCAGATCCAGCAGCGTCTGATGGATGCGCTGGATAAGATTAATAACCTGCCGATCAACCCGCTGCTGGAGCAGGCGACCAGTACCCTGGCGCAGAGTGAGAAGACCATGCAGCATGTGCAGACGACGCTGGATAATCTGAATAAGATCACCTCCAGCCAGTCGATGCAGCAGCTGCCTGCCGATATGCAGACAACGCTGCGTGAGCTGAACCGCAGCATGCAGGGCTTCCAGCCTGGCTCCGCGGCCTACAATAAGATGGTGGCGGATATGCAGCGTCTGGATCAGGTGCTGCGCGAACTGCAGCCGGTTCTGAAAACGCTCAATGATAAGAGCAATGCGCTGGTATTTGAGGCCAAGGATAAAAAAGACCCACAGCCGAAGGGAGCGAAATAA
- the rmf gene encoding ribosome modulation factor, with product MKRQKRDRLERAHQRGYQAGIAGRSKEMCPYQSLNQRSWWLGGWREAMEDRVLTA from the coding sequence ATGAAGAGACAAAAACGAGATCGCCTGGAACGGGCACATCAACGTGGATATCAAGCGGGTATCGCGGGGAGATCGAAAGAAATGTGTCCATACCAGAGCCTGAATCAACGCTCATGGTGGCTGGGAGGCTGGCGAGAAGCCATGGAGGACAGGGTACTAACTGCCTGA
- the pqiC gene encoding membrane integrity-associated transporter subunit PqiC → MKKWLLAAAVCALTACSSGGESKTYYQLPVVQGGAQSAASQGARLLWVEQVSIPDYLAGNGVVYQTTDVQYVIANNNLWASPLDQQLRTTLVANLSQQLPGWVVSSQPLGSEQDTLNVAVNGFHGRYDGRVIVSGEWLLKHQGQLIKRPFDIVLKQQDDGYDAMVKTLAQAWSQEAVAIAGELKRLP, encoded by the coding sequence ATGAAAAAATGGTTACTGGCGGCAGCCGTATGCGCCCTGACGGCGTGCAGTAGCGGCGGCGAAAGCAAGACATACTACCAGCTACCGGTGGTGCAGGGCGGTGCGCAAAGCGCCGCCAGCCAGGGCGCGCGTCTGCTGTGGGTTGAGCAGGTCAGTATCCCGGATTATCTGGCGGGCAACGGAGTGGTCTATCAGACTACCGATGTGCAGTATGTGATTGCCAATAATAATCTGTGGGCCAGCCCGCTGGACCAGCAGCTACGCACCACGCTGGTGGCAAACCTCAGCCAGCAGCTGCCGGGCTGGGTCGTCTCATCCCAGCCTCTGGGGAGTGAGCAGGATACCCTCAACGTTGCAGTGAATGGCTTTCACGGGCGCTACGACGGGCGGGTTATCGTCAGCGGCGAGTGGCTGTTGAAGCATCAGGGGCAGCTGATTAAGCGTCCTTTCGACATCGTGCTCAAGCAGCAAGATGATGGCTATGACGCGATGGTGAAGACTCTGGCCCAGGCATGGAGCCAGGAGGCGGTTGCCATTGCCGGCGAGCTTAAGCGTCTGCCATAA
- the rlmKL gene encoding bifunctional 23S rRNA (guanine(2069)-N(7))-methyltransferase RlmK/23S rRNA (guanine(2445)-N(2))-methyltransferase RlmL has product MNSLFASTARGLEELLKTELEGLGATDCQVVQGGVHFQGDTRLLYQSLMWSRLASRIMLPLGECRVYSDLDLYLGVQAIPWTEMFTPGATFAVHFSGLNEEIRNSQYGALKVKDAIVDSFTRKNLPRPNVDRESPDLRINVWLNKETAHISLDLSGEGLHLRGYRDGTGMAPIKENLAAAIVMRSGWVPGTPLLDPMCGSGTLLIEAAMLATDRAPGLHRGHWGFGGWAQHDDAIWKEVKAEAQTRARQGLATYESRFYGSDVDERVIERARRNARRAGIGELIDFDVKDVAQLNNPLPKGPYGTVISNPPYGERLESEPALIALHSLLGRIMKSQFGGWNLSVFSASPELLSCLQLRADKQFKAKNGPLDCVQKNYHLAESEGGKPAMLAEDFANRLRKNLKKFEKWARQEGIECYRLYDADLPEYNVAIDRYGDWVVVQEYAPPKTVDAHKARQRLFDIIAATIAVLDMAPNKLVLKTRERQKGKNQYQKMAEKGDFIEVQEYNARLWVNLTDYLDTGLFLDHRIARRMLGQMSKGKDFLNLFSYTGSASVHAGLGGARSTTTVDMSRTYLEWAERNLRLNGLTGRAHRLMQADVLGWLRESTEQFDLIFIDPPTFSNSKRMEDAFDVQRDHIRLMTDLKRLLRKGGTIMFSNNKRGFRMDHDGLAALGLKAQEISQKTLSQDFARNRQIHNCWLITAA; this is encoded by the coding sequence ATGAATTCTCTGTTTGCCAGTACGGCTCGTGGGCTGGAAGAGCTGTTAAAAACTGAACTGGAAGGACTTGGCGCGACGGACTGCCAGGTAGTCCAGGGCGGGGTCCATTTTCAGGGGGATACGCGCCTGCTGTATCAAAGCCTGATGTGGAGCCGGCTGGCTTCGCGCATCATGCTGCCGCTGGGCGAGTGTCGCGTATACAGCGATCTGGATCTGTACCTCGGCGTACAGGCCATTCCGTGGACGGAGATGTTTACTCCAGGCGCTACCTTTGCGGTGCATTTTAGCGGCCTCAATGAGGAGATCCGCAACAGCCAGTACGGCGCGCTGAAGGTCAAAGACGCCATTGTTGACAGCTTCACCCGCAAGAATCTGCCGCGTCCGAACGTCGATCGTGAATCGCCCGATCTGCGGATCAATGTCTGGCTGAACAAAGAGACGGCGCATATCTCTCTGGATCTGAGCGGTGAAGGTCTGCACCTGCGCGGCTATCGCGATGGGACCGGTATGGCGCCGATTAAAGAAAACCTTGCGGCGGCGATCGTCATGCGCTCTGGCTGGGTGCCGGGTACGCCGTTGCTCGATCCGATGTGCGGCTCCGGTACCCTGCTGATTGAAGCGGCGATGCTGGCGACCGACCGCGCGCCGGGCCTGCATCGCGGCCACTGGGGCTTTGGCGGCTGGGCGCAGCATGATGACGCCATCTGGAAAGAGGTGAAAGCCGAGGCGCAAACCCGCGCGCGTCAGGGACTGGCTACTTATGAATCGCGCTTCTACGGCTCCGACGTCGACGAGCGCGTCATTGAACGCGCGCGCCGCAACGCCCGCCGCGCCGGCATCGGCGAGCTGATCGATTTTGACGTGAAAGACGTCGCCCAGTTGAACAACCCGCTGCCGAAAGGCCCGTACGGTACGGTGATCAGTAACCCGCCGTACGGCGAACGTCTGGAAAGCGAGCCGGCGCTGATCGCTCTGCACAGCCTGCTGGGCCGGATCATGAAAAGTCAGTTTGGCGGCTGGAACCTGTCGGTGTTCAGCGCTTCGCCGGAATTGCTGAGCTGCCTGCAGCTGCGTGCCGATAAGCAATTCAAAGCCAAGAACGGCCCGCTGGATTGCGTACAGAAGAACTATCACCTGGCGGAGAGCGAAGGCGGCAAGCCGGCGATGCTGGCGGAAGATTTTGCCAACCGTCTGCGTAAGAACCTGAAGAAGTTTGAAAAATGGGCCCGTCAGGAAGGCATTGAATGCTATCGCCTGTACGATGCCGATCTGCCGGAATATAACGTGGCGATCGATCGCTACGGTGACTGGGTGGTAGTGCAGGAGTATGCGCCGCCGAAAACCGTCGATGCGCACAAAGCGCGTCAGCGTCTGTTCGATATTATTGCGGCGACCATCGCCGTGCTGGACATGGCGCCTAATAAGCTGGTGCTGAAGACCCGCGAGCGGCAAAAGGGCAAAAACCAGTATCAGAAGATGGCAGAGAAGGGCGACTTTATTGAGGTGCAGGAGTATAACGCGCGCCTGTGGGTCAACCTCACCGACTACCTGGATACCGGTCTGTTCCTCGACCACCGGATCGCCCGTCGCATGCTCGGCCAGATGAGTAAAGGTAAGGACTTCCTCAACCTGTTCTCCTATACCGGCAGCGCAAGCGTCCACGCAGGCCTCGGCGGCGCACGCTCTACCACCACGGTGGATATGTCGCGCACCTATCTGGAGTGGGCGGAACGCAACCTGCGTCTCAATGGCCTGACCGGCCGCGCGCATCGCCTGATGCAGGCGGACGTACTGGGCTGGCTGCGGGAGAGTACCGAGCAGTTCGATCTGATCTTTATCGATCCGCCGACCTTCTCCAACTCCAAACGGATGGAAGATGCTTTCGACGTCCAGCGCGATCACATTCGCCTGATGACCGATCTGAAACGCCTGCTGCGCAAAGGCGGCACCATTATGTTCTCGAATAACAAACGCGGTTTCCGTATGGATCATGACGGGCTGGCGGCGCTTGGCCTGAAGGCGCAAGAGATTTCGCAAAAAACGCTGTCGCAGGATTTTGCCCGCAACCGTCAGATCCACAACTGCTGGCTGATTACCGCAGCCTGA